The Campylobacter armoricus sequence AGCTATTTTGCACGCTAGTGCTATTTTAACTCCACTTTGTTTAACTTATGGATTTAGTGTAAGTAAAGATGGAAAGAAAGTTTTAAAAGCCTTTATTGTTGGTTGGGAAATTGCTGCTAGAGTGGGTATAGCAAGCAAAGGAAGTTTCCATAAACGCGGGTTTCATACTACAGCTATAGCTGGAATTTTTGGGGCAGTTAGTGCATGTTGTGTTTTGCTTGATTTAAATAAAGAACAAATCATAAATGCGCTAGGCTTAGCAGGAAGTTTTGCAAGCGGTGTAAATGAGTTTTTATCTAATGGATCTAATTCTAAAGTTTTACATATAGCTAATGCTTTGAAAAATGCAATTTTAGTAGCAAATTTTGCAAAAGCTAATATGAGCGGTCCTTTGAGTATATTTGAAGGAAGGGATAATATCTTTAGAACTTTTGGTTTAGAAGAAGAATGTGATAAAAATGAGCTTTGTAAGGGTTTAAATGAAATTTGGCAAGTAATGCAAGTTTCGTTAAAACCTTATCCGTGTTGTCATTTTGCACATGGACTTATTGATTGTGCTATGAGTTTAAAAAATGATGGTTTAAAAGCACAAGATATCAAAAGCATACATTGCTTTGTAGATGAGGTGCCAATTTCATTTATATGTGATCCAATCGAAGCAAAATATGCTCCACAAAGTGCTTATGCTGCTAAATTTTCTATGCCTTTTTTAATGGCTTTGGCATTTTTTGATGGTAAGATTACTTTAAAATCTTATGAAGATTTAAATAGAGCCAAATTAATAGAATTTGCCAAAAAAATTAGCTATGAAAAGAAAAAATCTAGTGGTTTTCCTAAATACTTTCCAGGACATTTAGAAGCTGTTTTAAATGATGGAAGAGTAATTAAAAAAGATGTACTGATTAATAAAGGAAATTTTGATAATCCTTTAAGTTTTGATGAATTAAAAGATAAATTTCTTTCTAATGCTAACATAGCACTTTCTTTAGAAAAGGCTGGGGAATTAGTTAAAAAGCTCCAAAATTTAGAAAATCTAAGTGATTTTAGTTTTTAGCAATCTCAAAATGAGATTGCTTATTATTTTAAAAAAGAAATAATTTAATTTTTTATATAATATTACATCTTAGTTTTTGTAAGGAAAAACATGACTTTAGATGTTTTAAAAGATAATGAAGAGGCTATTATAGTAGGTTTTGAAGCAGATAAACAACTCCAAGCAAGACTTTTTAGTTTTGGTTTTGCAAAAAATAAAAAAGTTAAAAAAATTCGCTCTTCTATAGCAAATTCTACTATTATGGTAGAACTTGATACGACTTGTGTAATTTTAAGATCAAACGAAGCAAAAATAATACAAATTTCAAAAGAGTTTTAATGAAAGAAATCATCGTTGCTTTAGTAGGTCAACCAAATGTTGGTAAAAGTTTATTAATAAATGCACTTTGCAAATCTAATATGAAAGTTGGAAATTTTAGTGGTGTTACAGTAGAAAGAGCTGAAGCTAGATTAGTTTATAAAAATTATGAGTTTAAATTTATAGATTTACCAGGAACTTACGCATTAGATGGTTATAGCG is a genomic window containing:
- a CDS encoding MmgE/PrpD family protein — protein: MYLSEKLAEFIVNLDYEAIPSEVKQRAKELMLDALGTALAAKNESCVLNATKAFEALSINPSEKIWSEDKKLDVIYAAMVNAIAAHALDFDDTHTEAILHASAILTPLCLTYGFSVSKDGKKVLKAFIVGWEIAARVGIASKGSFHKRGFHTTAIAGIFGAVSACCVLLDLNKEQIINALGLAGSFASGVNEFLSNGSNSKVLHIANALKNAILVANFAKANMSGPLSIFEGRDNIFRTFGLEEECDKNELCKGLNEIWQVMQVSLKPYPCCHFAHGLIDCAMSLKNDGLKAQDIKSIHCFVDEVPISFICDPIEAKYAPQSAYAAKFSMPFLMALAFFDGKITLKSYEDLNRAKLIEFAKKISYEKKKSSGFPKYFPGHLEAVLNDGRVIKKDVLINKGNFDNPLSFDELKDKFLSNANIALSLEKAGELVKKLQNLENLSDFSF
- a CDS encoding FeoA family protein — encoded protein: MTLDVLKDNEEAIIVGFEADKQLQARLFSFGFAKNKKVKKIRSSIANSTIMVELDTTCVILRSNEAKIIQISKEF